From the genome of Vicia villosa cultivar HV-30 ecotype Madison, WI linkage group LG2, Vvil1.0, whole genome shotgun sequence, one region includes:
- the LOC131650202 gene encoding uncharacterized protein LOC131650202, translating to MTIIRIRQSVTSIFAKITRESEELYKIHLTCSLDCTRYLISQGIAFRGHDERSTSLNKGNFREIMDWVKSYDEKVRDTFDRGQNNFTMTFSDIQKELAMCCAHEVTKVIMEELGDRQFFVLIDESRDISVKEQMAVMLRLRFLNEKGKVVERIIALHHVKYTTSEAQKDALYGILDRHILSISRIRGQGYDGASNMRGEFNGLQRKILDENPYAFYVHFYAHHLQLVVVSVATSCSSIHDFFEYISLIMWFSVLEVLSIVYGDGRGQSQAAVLNMDEEILIRGRSRREGRIVTNLHHYCAEIFYVVIDKICVEMDHRFSEGSNVVFGCFSCLDPKNSFFKFDVDKLARLANIYHAEFSDDDRGTIREQLETYVHQVKRHASFTSCEDVQILAMKMVQTEKHLIFPLVYKLIELALILPVFDNIR from the exons ATGACGATTATAAGAATCAGACAAAGTGTGACAAGTATCTTTGCTAAAATAACTAGGGAATCAGAAGAATTGTATAAGATCCATTTGACTTGTTCTTTAGATTGTACTAGATATCTCATATCACAAGGCATTGCTTTTCGTGGCCATGATGAAAGATCTACTTCTCTAAACAAGGGGAATTTTAGAGAGATAATGGATTGGGTAAAATCTTATGATGAAAAAGTGAGAGATACTTTTGATCGTGGTCAAAATAATTTCACAATGACTTTCAGTGACATTCAAAAGGAGCTTGCAATGTGTTGTGCACATGAAGTTAccaaggtgattatggaagagcttgGTGATAGACAATTCTTTGTGCTTATTGATGAGTCACGTGATATATCTGTCAAAGAACAAATGGCGGTGATGTTGAGGTTGAG gTTCTTGAACGAAAAAGGGAAAGTTGTGGAACGAATTATTGCTCTACATCATGTCAAATATACTACATCTGAGGCACAAAAGGATGCTCTTTATGGTATTCTCGATCGTCACATATTATCTATTTCAAGGATACGAGGGCAAGGATATGATGGGGCTTCAAATATGAGAGGTGAGTTTAATGGTTTACAAAGAAAGATTCTAGATGAAAACCCTTATGCTTTCTATGTCCATTTCTATGCTCACCATTTGCAATTGGTGGTTGTGTCTGTTGCTACTAGTTGCTCATCTATTCATGATTTCTTTGAGTACATCTCCTTGATT ATGTGGTTCTCCGTGTTAGAGGTGCTTAGTATTGTTTATGGAGATGGACGTGGACAATCTCAAGCGGCAG TGCTAAATATGGATGAAGAAATACTGATTCGGGGTCGTTCAAGAAGAGAAGGGAGGATTGTCACTAATCTTCACCATTACTGTGCAGAGATTTTTTATgttgttattgacaaaatatgtgtGGAGATGGATCACCGGTTTAGTGAAGGAAGTAACGTTGTGTTTGGTTGCTTCTCATGTCTTGACCCTAAGAACTCTTTTTTcaagtttgatgttgataagcTTGCTCGTCTTGCTAATATTTATCATGCAGAATTTTCTGATGATGACCGTGGAACAATAAGGGAGCAACTTGAGACTTATGTACATCAAGTGAAAAGGCATGCTTCCTTTACTTCTTGTGAAGATGTTCAAATTTTggctatgaagatggttcaaactgagaaacaTTTGATATTTCCATTGGTCTACAAGCTCATTGAGCTGGCTTTGATATTGCCGGTGTTCGACAACATCcgttga